The following nucleotide sequence is from Eubacterium sp. 1001713B170207_170306_E7.
CGAAGAACTGCCGCCCGGTTAACCGGATTGCCGGAGGCCGCCCGGTCACGGTACAGCCAGTAACCGCAGCCCTGGAGCAAAGTGAAGATTAAAATGCCTCCCGGCAGCATGAGCCGGATATCGAGGCCGCCCTCCAGGGTGGTGGAGAGCAGATATACCAGATAGCCACAGACCACCATGGTGGCCAGTTCGCTGAGAAACAGCCGGTGACACTGCTTGGCGTCTTTATTGTCCATATTTAAGAATGATCTCCTTTGTGTTTTTTACTGTTCTCCAGATAGGTTTCCATCCGTTTTTTGTTAAAAATCAGCACGCCGGCAAAGACGCCGTACAGCCCGAGAGCGATCATCAGACGGATTGGGTTATCCTGCATGATTCCTGCACCCATGAGTGTTGTCATCAAAAATCCCGGAGTACGCCCCAGCACCGCAATGAGCATAAATGTTTTAAAATTCATCTTGGTAAGCCCGGCCAGATAACAGAAAATATCATCGGGGAATCCGGGAAACAGAAAGATCAGAAACAGCACCATGTTCAAACGGGAATCGCGGATATTATCCAGCTTATCCGTCCATCTGGAAGGAACCCACTTTAAGATAACCGGCCGGCCCAGCTTTTTCGCAATGCCGAAGGCCGCCGCTGTTCCGATCATAATGCCCGCTTCACTGAGCAGAAAGCCCTTTATCCAGCCAAAAAGCGCACCGCCCACTAAAGTGGTCGTGCCGCCCGGAATCGGCGCGATAATAACCTGGAGAATCTGAAATAAAAAATAAATAAACGGTGTCCAGCCGCCAAAGCTGAGCAGCCACTGCTTGACAGCATCCACCGAGTCTAAATATTCAAGCATTTCACTGTCCTTTAATTGTATTTTACCATAATTATCCGCCTGCTGTCTTTATTTAATCTAAATTTGTCTGCCGCGCAGCTTTTTGAAAAAATTAGAGAAATAAGGATTGACAAATGCATGCTTTGCCATTATAATTATTAAATGTGCTTACAATAACATAGCGTCTCATAAAGAGAGCAGCTGCATCTGCGGACAGGTGTCTGAGCTGGTTGAAGGAGCACGCCTGGAAAGCGTGTGTACGTGAATAACGTACCGAGGGTTCGAATCCCTCCCTGTCCGCCATAATATGAGAATAAGAGCGAGAGCTCTTTTTTTATTTTTTGTAAAGATAATCAGCCTCATTCAGAAGGTGAGGATAAGTGTCAAACAGCTGTTTTGTGGCGCTGTTGGATTTACGGATAAGGGTGTCGAGCATATCCGGTTTTTCTGGAAGGTTAAGGGCGAAAAGCAGAACCTCGATCATATACCGGAAATAATCATCATAGCTCAGCTCCAGATTTTCATTGATCAGACGCTGTATCGTGCGCTGCGTGCCATACACCGTTGCCAGCACCAGCTTCAGCTGTGTGTCCGGATTTTCGGAAGAGCCTTTGCTTTTTTTGAGAAGCGTCAGATATTCCTCCTTTTGGTTGACCAGCGCGAATTCCTCCAGCAGGTCCTCCTGCATGACATCCGAAATAAAGCGCCGGGCCTTTGGGTCATGTTTCCGAATCTGAAAGGTGACATTCATAAAGGTGACGATATAAATCAAGGGATCATCCTCGGGGGTGATAAAGTATTTTAAATAACCCGAAAGAATATAATAGTCCTCTGTCAAAACAGAGAGGGCTATATTTTTTTTGCTTTTAAAATAGTAGGTGATCAGTCCCTGATTGATGCCGGACTCCTCTGAAAGGCGTTTGTTGGAAATATTAAAATAACCGTGCTCGATGTAGAGCCGCTTTGCGGTTTCATATATTTTCTGCTTGGTGTTGCCATTTTCTTTACGCTTCACTGTATTTTACCTCCGACTAATTACTTAAATATTAAAACATAATTTTGAATGCGTTGCAAATTAATATTGACAAATTTTTAAAATTCTGATATATTTACTCACAGGTAATTACTTGCAAGTAAATATAAAATTTAAGGGGAAAAATATGAGTATTCAAGAGAAAACAGCAGAAAAGAACCAGCTGTTTGAAGATGTTTTTGATGGAAAAATGCCCAAACGAGTCCCGATTCTCAGCTCTGGAGACAATTCATTCTGCCTGGGATATGCCGGATTTGATTTGAGAAGAGAACAATACAGCATAGAAAAAAATCTGGAAGCCATTGAAATGACAACCGGAGATTTTGACACCGATTCGATTTTTGCGACGATGGTCCGTATTCCGCAGATGTACAAAATGCTGGGAGCAAAGAATTTCGTCATGGGGGGCGACGGCTTTTTGCAGCACCCAGAGGTGACGAGTCTGAGCGAAAAGGAGTACGATGATCTGATTGCCGATCCGTTAAAAACCATTTGTGACAGGGCGCTGCCGCAAATTTACAGCGAATTTGGCAAAGAGGGATTTGAGGGAAAGGCGGCTTTTGCAAAGGGAATGTTCACTTTTTATTCAGTGATGGATCAGCTCGATGCAGGGTACCTGAAAATTGCGGAAAAACACGGGAAGGCTGTTTATAATATGGCCTGTACAGCCGCCTGTACACCTTTTGATGTTTTGTCGGATCAGCTTCGTTCCTTTACGGGTATCAGCAAGGATATGAGGCGGTGCCCGGATAAGGTGGAGGCCGCCTGCGAGGCGCTGCTGCCGTGTATGGTGAAGGCCGGAATCAAGCCGAATTCAAGCCGGTATCAGAGAACTTTTATTCCGCTGCACATGGCGCCATATATGCGGACAAAGGATTTTGAGCGCTTTTACTGGCCGAGTTTTAAAAAATATGTGGAGGCGCTCGATGAAGCAGGCGTGGGAGCCACCATTTTTGTTGAGCAGGACTGGTCCCGCTACTACGATTATCTTCTTGAGCTGCCAGAAAACACAATGATGATTTTTGAAGAAGGCGATCCGGCAGCAGTCAAGGAGAAGCTTGGGAAAAAACACATCCTGGCGGGCTTTTATCCAATGGGCGTGCTGAAAACCGGAACAGAACAGGAATGTCTGGATAAGGCAAAGGAAGTCGTGGATATTCTGGCGCCGGGCGGAAAGTATATTTTTGCGCTGGACAAAAATCTGTTGACGATCCGGGACATTAATCCGGAAAATTTAAAAGCAGTGCTCCGATTTGTCAGAGAGTATGCTGTTTACGCATAGGGGGAGATCAAATGAAATCAGAATACTACAGAAATCCGGAAGAAACGCTTGAAAAATACGAGATACCAGAAGTAGCGGCAGAGTATGCTATGGACAGCCTCCAGGGAATGGAAGAGCTTGTGTACAGCTATGTGTTTTTTTTAATCAGTTAGGGGGATGAAAATGAATACGAATACCAGCTATCTGCTGAAAATGAGTTTAGTATCTGGCGTGCTGGCCGGTGCGGTTCTGGGCATTTATCAGGTTAGTCCTTTTGGAAATCTCATGTGGCCGATTTTTATCGGACTGGGAGTTACTTTTGCGTCGGGTGCAGAGCTTAAAAAGACACCAAACTATTTATGCTGCATGGTCTGCGGCGTGGTATGGGCTTTACTGTACCTGCAAATGGACGGCTTTCTGAGAAATCTTGGCCTGAACGTGGGGTTGGTGACAGGCACGTGCACACTGCTTATCACCTTTGTGGTCTGCGCGGTACACATGATCCCGTTGGCAAAAACCTGGCTCAACGTAGTGCCGCTTGTTTTTGCCGGTTTGACAGTAACCTTTTCCCAGGGAGGACAGAATCTGGCTGGCGTTATTTTGGGACTGGCCTGCGGCATCTTAGTGGCTGTGGCCATTGAGCCGGTTACCGGACTGCTGATGAAAAGAGAAAAAACAGAAGAAAAAGGACAAAAGGCTTTATTGGAAGAAGAGATATAATCAAAAGCCCCATTCTCTGACCGGAGAATGGGGCTTTTGCGGCAAAGACAGAGCAGCGGACAATTCTTGTTTCTGCTTAAAGTTCTTGACAGTAAAGAGGTTGTTCTGTATAATATGAAATATTGTAGATTCACTGTGTATTCGCAGTAAACATACTTAATCACACTAGGCGGGGAACTAGCGGTGCCCTGTAACCTGCAATCCGCTACAGCAGGGCTGAATTCCCCAAAGAGGTGCCAGAATTTGAAGTCTGCCGCGGGTAAGTGGTGTTGACGGTTGGACCCTTCGCAATATGAACTTATGAACCCTGTCAGGTCCGGAAGGAAGCAGCAGTAAGTAAGATCTCGTATGTGCCGGAGGACTCTCTGACAAGAGCTGGCTGTCCGCGTAACGTTTGGAGACTGGTGATCAATGCGGGGTGTGTGATTAAGTATGTTTTAATTTTATGACAAAATCTGAAAAAGAGGCCAGACGGCCTCTTTTTTTAATCCAGCTCAAACTGTCCGGTATAGAGCTGGTAGTATTTTCCTTTTTGTTTTAATAATTCCTCGTGATCGCCGCGCTCGATGATGCGCCCATGCTCCAGCACCATGATGGCGTCGGCGTTTCGAACGGTTGACAGGCGGTGGGCGATGACGAAAACAGTCCGTCCTTCCATGAGTTTATCCATTCCACGTTCGATGAGGGCTTCGGTGCGGGTATCGATGGAGCTGGTGGCTTCGTCGAGAATGAGCACCGGAGGGTTGGCGACTGCTGCCCGGGCAATGGCCAGAAGCTGCCGCTGGCCCTGGCTCAGGTTAGCGCCGTCGGAGGTCAGCATGGTGTCGTAGCCCTGGGGCAGATGTCGGATAAAAAAGTCTGCGTTGGCCAGCTCGGCGGCGGCGTGGACTTCCTCATCGGTGGCGTTTAGGCGTCCATAGCGGATATTATCGGCCACAGTGCCGGTGAACAGATGAGTGTCCTGAAGAACCATTGCGAGGGAATGCCGCAGATCAACCTTCCGGATTTTTTTGATGTTGATGCCATCGTAGGTGATTTTACCCTCCTGTACCTCGTAAAAGCGGTTGATAAGGTTAGTGATGGTGGTTTTTCCTGCGCCGGTTGAGCCGACAAAGGCGATCTTCTGGCCGGGCTTGGCAAAAAGCGAGACATTATGCAGTACCATTTTGTCGTCGCTGTAGCCAAAGGTGACGTCATGAAACCGTACGTCGCCCCGTAGCTTTTCATAGGTCAGCGTACCGTCGTGATGGGGATGCTTCCATGCCCAGGTGTTTGTCACCTCTTTGCACTCGGTCAGTGTGCCGTCATCGGCCTCACAGACATTGACGAGGGTTACATAGCCCTCGTCCTTTTCCGGTTCGGCGTCGATGACTTCAAAGATCCGTTCAGCTCCGGCCAGAGCGGTCAGCAGGGCGTTAAACTGCTGAGAAATCTGGGTGATGGGCTGGGAAAAGGAACGCGTATATTGTAAAAAGGAGGCGATGGAGCCTAAGTCCATGCTCCCCATAATGACCAGCACAGCCCCAAAAGCAGCTGTTAAGGCGTATTGCACATAGGAAAGATTTCCCATGATGGGCATGAGCACATTGGCGTAGGTATGCGCCTGGGTAGAGGCGTTTCTCAGTTTGTCGTTGAGCTCGGCAAAATCATTTTTGACAATGTCTTCGTGGCAGAAAACCTTAATGACCTTTTGTCCCTCAATCATTTCCTCGATATAGCCGTTGGTTTCGCCGAGAGCCTTCTGCTGGGCTTTAAAGCCCCGTGCGCTGCGGCTTCCTACAATTTTTATCACAAAGTACATGACCACAAGCATACCGATGACAATCAAGGTCAGCAGCGGACTCAAAATCAGCATCATGATAAAGGTGCCGGCCACAGTGACCGTGGCGGTCAGCATCTGGGGAAGACTCATGGCGATGGCTTCGCGCAGGGTATCGACATCGTTGGTATAACGGCTCATGAGCTCACCGTGGGTGTGGGTATCGAAATATTTGATCGGGAGATCCTCCATGCTGTTGAAAAGATCTCGCCGCACAGCGTTCAGGGTCCCGTTGGAGATCACGATCATCATCCGGTTATAGGCATAGGCACAGGCCGCACCGGCCAGATAAATGCCGCCCATAAGCAGCAGCATCTGGACAAAGGGCATGAGTGCGCCGGGTGTGAGGGGCTTGCCGATGAGCGGCACGATTCCCTGATTGATGATGGGCTTTAAAAAGTATGTGCCGGCCACGGTGGCGCCGGAGCTGATAAAGACAAAGAGTATGACAAGGACCAGCAGTAACCTGCGTTTTGCCATGTAGCCGAAAATACGGAACAGTGTTTTTTTGATATTTTTGGGTTTCTGAACGCTTTTTTTCTTTGGCATTATTCCTCCACTCCTTTCTGCTGTGAATGAAAGACCTCGCGGTAAATCGCATTGTTTTCTAAAAGGTTTTCGTGGGTGTCGATGGCGTCGATGCGGCCTTCGTCCAGCACGATGATCTTGTCCGCGTCGCTGACAGAGGAAATGCGCTGGGCGATAATGATGGCTGTGGTGTCTTTCAGATTCTGACGGAAGCCCTCGCGAATGGCGGCGTCAGTAGCCGTGTCCACCGCACTGGTGCTGTCGTCCAGAATGATAATTTTAGGCTTTTTCAGGAGCGCCCTGGCAATACAGAGACGCTGCTTCTGTCCGCCGGACACGTTCACGCCGCCCTGGCCCAGATAGGTGTCGTAGCCCTCCGGGAAGGACATGATAAAGTCATGGGCGCAGGCCGCTTTGGCGGCAGCGATGACCTCTTCGTCTGTGGCGTTTTCATCGCCCCATTTTAGGTTGTCCCTGATTGTCCCTGAAAACAGAACGTTTTTCTGGAGCACCATGGCGACAGCTGAACGCAGGTGGTCCAGGGTATAATCCCGAACGTCATGGCCGCCGACCAAGACCTGTCCGCCGGTTACGTCATAAAGCCTTGGGATGAGCTGAACCAGCGTTGTTTTTGCCGAGCCGGTTCCTCCGATGATACCGACAGTCTCGCCGGAGGCGATGGAGAAACTGATGCCGGACAAAATGTTTTCAGCCGCGTCCTCCTGGTATTTGAAAGAAACATTTTTGTATTGGATGCTGCCGTCCACGGCTGTAAGAGACGGCGCGGCATTTTCATCGGTAATGCTGATGGGCTCTTCCAGTACCTCAACAATGCGGGCGACCGAGGAGCGGGAGAGGACGATCATGATAAAAACCTGGGCGATCATCATTAAGGACATGAGAATCTGCGTCACATAGGAAATAAAGCTGATGAGTTCTCCGGTCAGCAGAGTGCCGCCGATGATCATATTGCCCCCAAACCATAGGATCGCGATGATGGTGGCGTACATGGTCAGCATCATGATGGGCATGCCGAGGATGATAATTTTTTCAGCGGCCAGGGATGCCCGCATCAAGCTGTTGTTGGCTTCGGCAAATTTTTCTTTTTCGTACCGCGCCCGCACAAAGGCCTTGACGACACGGATGGCGATGAGATTTTCCTGGACCTGCGCGTTGAGCCCGTCGTATTTTTTGAGCATGGCATTAAAACGCGGAAAGGCCAGGGTGGACATCGCTGCCAGGGCAACGGCCAGAATGGGAATAACAATGAGAAAAACACGGACGAGATCGCCGTTGATGGCCGCGGCCATGATGGTGGCGCTGACCAGCATAACTGGTGCGCGCACCAGCACGCGGATAACCATCATGTAAGCCATCTGCGTGTTGGTAATATCGGTCGTCAGGCGGGTGACCAGCGACGGGGTGCTGAAACGGTCGATATTCGCAAAAGAAAATTCCTGAATCTTGTCAAAAACTGCCTTGCGGATCTCACTGCCAAAGCCCATGGCCCCCCTGGCGGCAAAACGCCCGGAGAGAACGCCAAAAAGCAATGAACAGAGGGCCACCAGCACCATGATGGCACCGATTTGAAAAACGTAGCTCAGATCACGCGTCGTGATGCCCTGATCCACGATTTTAGCCATTAAAAAAGGAATCTGGATTTCCAGAAGAACCTCGACGATAACCGTGACTGGCGCCAGAAGTGACGGAAGCCGGTATTTTACGAGATAGGGCTTTAGGTGTTTAATCATGGGATGCTCCTTTTAATCAGTAGTATTGATACCTGGTACATACCCTTATTTCCTGCTTTTTCAAGCCGGAAATAAGGGTAATCTCAGTGTATCGAAATAAAAAATCAATGTCAAGTAAAACCAAAAAGGTTTTCAGGATAAAAGCTTAAAGAAAAAACTTTGTTAAACTTTTGGCGGACGGATACATACTGGTTCATTTACAACAAAATTTTGTGATCGTCTTTCCGCTCATCAAAAAACTTGATATAATACAAATTGACGAATTATGCAAACTATTGAGCGAATATACTAAGGAGGGTAATATGAGCAAATTGAACGATATACGGTTTTTTCAGGTAAAGCCGGCCATCTACTACGGTATTGGCGCCATAGAACAGGTTGGAAATCATGACTTTAAACAGGTCTGCATCGTAACGGATGAGGGGATGGTTAAATTTGGCCTGCTGAAAATGCTGACAGATGTTTTAGATAAGCATAACATTAAATACCATGTTTTCTCCGACGTTGAACCAGACCCGTCTACAGAAATCGTGGAAAAGGGACTGACACACATCCTGATGGAAAAGCCAGATGCTTTGATTGCCCTTGGCGGTGGGTCTGCCATCGACTCGGCAAAGGCCATTATCTATTACTGCTATAATTTCAAAAAAATGTTCTTTGAGGAAGACTACATAAAAAAACCATACTTCATCGCCATGCCGACAACGGCCGGTACCGGCTCCGAAGTAACGGAGTATGCGGTTATTACCGACAAGAAAAACAACACCAAGATTCCGCTTACCGATATTCTCATGATGCCGGACGCCGCGATTCTTGAACCCAAATTAATCGAGAGCGTTCCGCCAGGAGCCACAGCGGCGACAGGCATGGACGTTTTAACCCATGCGGTCGAAGCCTATGTTTCCACCAATAACAACCCGTTTTCACGCTGCTATGCGGCCAAGGCAGCCGAGCTGGTCTTTAAAAGCCTGTACGAATGCTATGTGAACGGCGGCAATCTGGAAGCCAAGGCCAGTATGCAGATCGCGTCCTGTATGGCTGGGATTGCCTTTAACAGCGCAGGCCTGGGGATTACCCACAGTATTGCCCACGCTGTCGGCGCGCAGTGGCATTTACCGCACGGTTTGGCCAATGCCATCGGACTGCCCTATGTTGTCCGCTTCAACGGACAGTGCGGCAGAGCGCAGCATCTTTATAACCGTCTCCTGAGTGCCATTGGTATTCCAAATGTCAGCGGCGACGCAGCGGAAATGCTGTACAACAGCATCATCACCCTTTGCAAGGAAATCAAGATTCCCACATCACTCAAGGAGCAGGGCATTGACGAGGCAGACTTTAAGGCAAGCAAGGATATTATTATCGGAAAAGCCATGAAGGATGTCTGTACTCAGACCAACCCGCTGTCACCGACCAGAGAACAGTTCAGCGAGCTTCTGGATCAGATTTATTACGGCGCATAGACAGATAAATCCAAGAGTACCCTTCCGGGTGCTCTTTTTTTAGTACATGAATTACGCTTGCACTTTTGGATGCAATGGATTAAAATAGAGAAGATGGTGCATTTGTTG
It contains:
- a CDS encoding TVP38/TMEM64 family protein, yielding MLEYLDSVDAVKQWLLSFGGWTPFIYFLFQILQVIIAPIPGGTTTLVGGALFGWIKGFLLSEAGIMIGTAAAFGIAKKLGRPVILKWVPSRWTDKLDNIRDSRLNMVLFLIFLFPGFPDDIFCYLAGLTKMNFKTFMLIAVLGRTPGFLMTTLMGAGIMQDNPIRLMIALGLYGVFAGVLIFNKKRMETYLENSKKHKGDHS
- a CDS encoding TetR/AcrR family transcriptional regulator produces the protein MKRKENGNTKQKIYETAKRLYIEHGYFNISNKRLSEESGINQGLITYYFKSKKNIALSVLTEDYYILSGYLKYFITPEDDPLIYIVTFMNVTFQIRKHDPKARRFISDVMQEDLLEEFALVNQKEEYLTLLKKSKGSSENPDTQLKLVLATVYGTQRTIQRLINENLELSYDDYFRYMIEVLLFALNLPEKPDMLDTLIRKSNSATKQLFDTYPHLLNEADYLYKK
- a CDS encoding uroporphyrinogen decarboxylase family protein, with protein sequence MSIQEKTAEKNQLFEDVFDGKMPKRVPILSSGDNSFCLGYAGFDLRREQYSIEKNLEAIEMTTGDFDTDSIFATMVRIPQMYKMLGAKNFVMGGDGFLQHPEVTSLSEKEYDDLIADPLKTICDRALPQIYSEFGKEGFEGKAAFAKGMFTFYSVMDQLDAGYLKIAEKHGKAVYNMACTAACTPFDVLSDQLRSFTGISKDMRRCPDKVEAACEALLPCMVKAGIKPNSSRYQRTFIPLHMAPYMRTKDFERFYWPSFKKYVEALDEAGVGATIFVEQDWSRYYDYLLELPENTMMIFEEGDPAAVKEKLGKKHILAGFYPMGVLKTGTEQECLDKAKEVVDILAPGGKYIFALDKNLLTIRDINPENLKAVLRFVREYAVYA
- a CDS encoding DUF1097 domain-containing protein, which translates into the protein MNTNTSYLLKMSLVSGVLAGAVLGIYQVSPFGNLMWPIFIGLGVTFASGAELKKTPNYLCCMVCGVVWALLYLQMDGFLRNLGLNVGLVTGTCTLLITFVVCAVHMIPLAKTWLNVVPLVFAGLTVTFSQGGQNLAGVILGLACGILVAVAIEPVTGLLMKREKTEEKGQKALLEEEI
- a CDS encoding ABC transporter ATP-binding protein; translation: MPKKKSVQKPKNIKKTLFRIFGYMAKRRLLLVLVILFVFISSGATVAGTYFLKPIINQGIVPLIGKPLTPGALMPFVQMLLLMGGIYLAGAACAYAYNRMMIVISNGTLNAVRRDLFNSMEDLPIKYFDTHTHGELMSRYTNDVDTLREAIAMSLPQMLTATVTVAGTFIMMLILSPLLTLIVIGMLVVMYFVIKIVGSRSARGFKAQQKALGETNGYIEEMIEGQKVIKVFCHEDIVKNDFAELNDKLRNASTQAHTYANVLMPIMGNLSYVQYALTAAFGAVLVIMGSMDLGSIASFLQYTRSFSQPITQISQQFNALLTALAGAERIFEVIDAEPEKDEGYVTLVNVCEADDGTLTECKEVTNTWAWKHPHHDGTLTYEKLRGDVRFHDVTFGYSDDKMVLHNVSLFAKPGQKIAFVGSTGAGKTTITNLINRFYEVQEGKITYDGINIKKIRKVDLRHSLAMVLQDTHLFTGTVADNIRYGRLNATDEEVHAAAELANADFFIRHLPQGYDTMLTSDGANLSQGQRQLLAIARAAVANPPVLILDEATSSIDTRTEALIERGMDKLMEGRTVFVIAHRLSTVRNADAIMVLEHGRIIERGDHEELLKQKGKYYQLYTGQFELD
- a CDS encoding ABC transporter ATP-binding protein; this translates as MIKHLKPYLVKYRLPSLLAPVTVIVEVLLEIQIPFLMAKIVDQGITTRDLSYVFQIGAIMVLVALCSLLFGVLSGRFAARGAMGFGSEIRKAVFDKIQEFSFANIDRFSTPSLVTRLTTDITNTQMAYMMVIRVLVRAPVMLVSATIMAAAINGDLVRVFLIVIPILAVALAAMSTLAFPRFNAMLKKYDGLNAQVQENLIAIRVVKAFVRARYEKEKFAEANNSLMRASLAAEKIIILGMPIMMLTMYATIIAILWFGGNMIIGGTLLTGELISFISYVTQILMSLMMIAQVFIMIVLSRSSVARIVEVLEEPISITDENAAPSLTAVDGSIQYKNVSFKYQEDAAENILSGISFSIASGETVGIIGGTGSAKTTLVQLIPRLYDVTGGQVLVGGHDVRDYTLDHLRSAVAMVLQKNVLFSGTIRDNLKWGDENATDEEVIAAAKAACAHDFIMSFPEGYDTYLGQGGVNVSGGQKQRLCIARALLKKPKIIILDDSTSAVDTATDAAIREGFRQNLKDTTAIIIAQRISSVSDADKIIVLDEGRIDAIDTHENLLENNAIYREVFHSQQKGVEE
- a CDS encoding 1-propanol dehydrogenase PduQ, whose product is MSKLNDIRFFQVKPAIYYGIGAIEQVGNHDFKQVCIVTDEGMVKFGLLKMLTDVLDKHNIKYHVFSDVEPDPSTEIVEKGLTHILMEKPDALIALGGGSAIDSAKAIIYYCYNFKKMFFEEDYIKKPYFIAMPTTAGTGSEVTEYAVITDKKNNTKIPLTDILMMPDAAILEPKLIESVPPGATAATGMDVLTHAVEAYVSTNNNPFSRCYAAKAAELVFKSLYECYVNGGNLEAKASMQIASCMAGIAFNSAGLGITHSIAHAVGAQWHLPHGLANAIGLPYVVRFNGQCGRAQHLYNRLLSAIGIPNVSGDAAEMLYNSIITLCKEIKIPTSLKEQGIDEADFKASKDIIIGKAMKDVCTQTNPLSPTREQFSELLDQIYYGA